In Streptomyces sp. TLI_146, the genomic stretch CCTTGGCCTTCTGGCGGGGTGAACTCGACCGCTAACGAATCCTTGTACGAATCGCATGACTCTGCAGCATCCCACGCCTCGACTGGCCCATTTCAGCCCTGGTACGGCGCATTCCCCTATTACTGATGGCGCGAACCGGACTTTTACCGGCCTGATCAGCCCACGGGATGGATCGGCGGGGAAATATTTGTTACCTTCCACGGCCTTGCGGATCGCAGCAGACGAGAGAGGACCGCCGCGTCTGGTGATCGACCACAGCAGCGCTGGGCATTCGATCATTCAAGTCGAACACGCCGTCTGCTCTTTTCGCCTGACCCCCGAGAGACATATTCCCGTCACTCACTCCACGGCAAAGGCTCTGGTCGATGACCGGCGCCTTTATTTTCCGTCTGGGCCCATCCGCCCAGAGATGGGGATTCGCGGATCGTCGATATCGACCTCGACCTCGACCTCGTAAGAATTCCCTCGGCATAGTGAAGTGCATCCTAATGGGGATTCCACTGTCTCCCTACAGGCTTTCGAGCGTAGTCATCTGTTCTTACGCTTCCCATTGCGCACGTGCGGCCTGCCCACTTTCTGCGCCGCGTCAAGCCTTCAATTGTCGGACGACAGCAGCCGACCATCCGCTTCCATGACCTTCAAGGCTGGGCGCCTGTAAGGAGTGGTAGGTACACTCACCTCCATGAGTAAGAAGGAGGCACTCACCCGGGCCGCGGCCGATCTGCTCTGGGAGCGGGGGTACACCGGTACGAGTCCGGCCATGATTCTGGAGCGGGCTCAGGCGGGGCAGGGGAGTATGTATCACCACTTCTCCGGCAAGGCCGAGCTCGCGGTGGCTGCCATGGTGCAGATGAGTGATCAGCTGCGGGCCCGTACCGAGGAGGCGCTGGGCGGGGAGGGCGCGGCCGTCGCGCGGATCCATGCCTTTCTCGACCTGGAGCGGGACCCGCTCGCCGGGTGCCGGATCGGGCGGCTGACGCAGGATCATGATGTCGTCAACGACGACGTCCTGCGCGCGCCCGCCGCGGAGTTCTTCAGCTGGGTCGAGGGGCGTCTGGCGGACGTGCTCGCGGAGGGCGTACGGAGCGGGGAGCTCCGGGCCGACACTCAGCCCGAGATGATGGCCTCGTTGATCATCGCGGCGGTTCAGGGCGGGTACACGCTGGCCCGTGCCCATCAGGACCCGGCGGCGTTCCGGCAGGCGGTCGACGGGGTCAAGCAGGTCGTGGCGAATCTCGCCGCCGGTCCCGGGCGGGACTGACGCCGGCCTCCGGGCGTCTGCGGGCCGCCAAGACGCAGGCGCCCGCCGCCGATCCCGCCACCGTCAGCGCCCACCACGCCGCGGCCGGGCCCAGTTGGAACAGCAGGCCGCACACCAACGGGCCGGTGGCCGCGCCCAGGGAGACGCCCATCTGGCTGTACGCCGTCGCCCGTTGCTCCTGGCCGGGGTAGGGGAGGCCGATGGCGTAGTGGAGCAGGCCCGCCCAGCCCCAGCCGCCGCCGTACGCGAGCAGCGCGCCCACGGTGAGCACGACCGGTCCCGGCCGGGTCAGGAGCGCCGTGCCCGCCGCGCCCGTCAGGAACAGCACCGGCAGGGCCGTCCAGGCCGCCCTCGGCGCTCTGCCGACCAGCCACCCCATCGCCAGGCGGACCGCGATGTTCAGCGCGGCGCCCGCGGTCGCCACCGCTCCGGCGGCCGACAGGGACACGCCTCGTGTCGTCAGCGCGAGCACCAGGAAACCGCCCAGGCCGTTCCCCACCATGGCGCCGAAGAAGCCCGCGCAGGTGAGGGCCAGGACGAAGGTGTCCAGGCGGAGGGGGGTGCCGTCGTGCTTCCGTGGCGGTGGCGATGGGTGCCGTCGTACGTCTGAGTGGCTTCGTCGTACGAGGAACGCGCCGCCCGCGCCGCACAGCACCGCCGTCCCGGCGAACACCAGCCGCCACCCGACCGGGCCCGCCAGCATCGGCATCGCCACGCTGGCCAGCAGCGTGGCCGTCGGCACCGCGGCCTGCTTCAGGCCGAAGGCGAACGCGCGCAGCCGGGGCGCGCATCTGCGCATGAGCAGCGCGTTGGTGTGGGGCTGGGTGTAGCCGTAGGCGTAGCCCCCCACCGCCGAACTGAGCCAGAGGCCCGCGGCCGGAGCCGCCGCCGCGGTGAGCAGGCCCAGGCCGGTGGCCAACAGGGCGATGGACAGCGTCCGTTCCACCACTGGAGGCAGCGCGGACCGTCTGCTCACGAAGGCACCCGACAGGGACGCCAGCCAGTACACGGCCAGGACGGCCCCCATCCGCACCGGGCTCCAGCCGAGCTCGGCGCAGATCAGGCCGTTCGCCGCGCCGGGCAGGAACACCGGCAGCGAGGTGAGGACGGTGACCGCCGCGACGCCCGAAGCGGTGGACAGCCCCGCCGGTGGACGGCTCGCCGTGTCGGGCGTTTCGCGCCGCCGTCGCGTACGGACCAGCACGCTCACCACGCGTTCACCTCCACCCGCCCCGTCGGCCGTGCCGCCCCACACGCGAGCAGCTCCCGGGCCACCGCGTCCGCGTCGCCCAGTGACACGGAGTCCACTCCCGGCCGTACGCCCGCCGCCGTCGCCCAGTGCACCCCCTCCGTGGGGATGCCGAGCGCGAACCTGCGGGGGTGGGCCCGCCCGTGCGCGTCCAGGAGGCGGCTGGGGCGTTGCGTCACCGCGAGTGCGCCGGTCTCGTACGGGTCGCCGTCCGGGTCGGGCAGGCGGTACGGCGTGGCCTGGCCGGTGTCGAGGAGGCCGCGCAGCAGGGGATCGGCGGTCGCGCGGATGTCCGGGTCCTGGATGCGGGCCTCTATGAGGGTCGTGACGTGGACCGGCTCCCCGGGCACCACGGACGACGAGATGAGGAAGCCGCCGGATTCCGGGCCGGGCGTCGCCCGCATTCCCGGCCCCACCGGCTCCAGGACTCCCGCGCGGATCAGTGCGGCCATCTCCGCGATACGGCGCCGGGGCGGGCCGATGGAGAGCGCAGCGTTGAACGGCGAGTACCAGCCGGTGAGTTCGTCGCGGTAGGAGTTCCCGGTGAGCCCCGCGTGATCGACCACCTGGCGTATCTCGTTCCGCAGATCGCGCAGGGCGTCCAGAGCGGATTTGACCGGGTCGTCTACGTTGCCTCCGCTCGCGCGTGTGGCATCGCGTTCCAGGTGCTCCACCAGCCATTGGGTGAACTGCCGTGGCCCGCGCAGCGCTTGCTCGTCATAGGGGGTCTCGAAAGCCGCCCAGCTCCAGCGGTCGCGGTCCTCGATGCCGTACCGCCGCAACAGTCTCTCCTCCAGCGGGCTGTCCGCGCCCCGCCGCAGACAGCCCCGCTGGAATTCCGCCACGGCCTCAGCCGGTTCACCCCGCCGGCGCAGCAGCGTCCGGTAATAGACGATCTCCACCTCGCGGGCGATCAGCGGCCATACGTCCCGGCGGAAGCGGACATCGCCGTGCGCGGCGGCGCGTTCGCGCAGCGCGGCGATCGTCCGGGGCGTGAGCAGCAGCGGCTCGTGGCGTTCGCCCAGGCCCTTCTGGTTGTCGCCGCGCGCCTGGTACGGGACGCCCCGGCGGGAGCCCGAGTACAGGCGCGGCTCCCGGCCCGAGGCGCGGTAGTCGAGGCGGCCGTCCGCGCGCTCGTGGAACGTGCCGCCGCGGCCCTGGGTGAACAGCGCCACGTAGTCGAAGAAGGTGAGCCCGAGACCGCGCAGGGCCACCGGCTCCCCGGGAGCGATCGCGTCGAGGTCCAGGTCCACGTCGGCGGGGTTGCCCGGCGCGATGTGCCGTCCCGCCGGGCCGGGCGCGGGCACAGAAGCGGGTGCGGACGCGGGGACAGAAGCGGGCGCGGACGCGGGTACGGGAGCGGACGCGGGTACGGGAGCGGACGCGGGCGCAGGCCCGGGCGCCGCCGGAACGTGGCCCTGCGCCAGGACCACCGCGTCGACCTCCAGCCGCTCCCCGCCCGCCAGCCGCAGCACCTGCCGCCCGCCCCGCTCGGCCGGCTCCGTCAGCTCGACCGCCGTGTCCTGGTGGACCCGTACCGTCACATGGCGCGGCGCCGTCTCCACCGTCCGCCGGAACGCCCACCGCAGGTAGTGCCCGTACAGGGCGCGCGTGGGGTAGGAGTTCGGCCCCAGCGCCCGTGCCTGCGCGACGGCGTCGGCCGGGTACCCCTCGGCCTCGCCGACGACGGCCAGCAGGGCCGCCCACTCATGGAGGTTGGGGCCCGGCACCACCGGGCCCGCGCAGGAGACGCTCGCGTCGGTGAAGACCGTGATCTGCTCCGCGACCGTGTTCATCAGCAGATGCGCGGACTGGTCCGTACGCCAGACGCGGCCCGCGCCCGCCGGGGCGGGGTCCACGGCGTGCACGGTCACCGGACGCGCTCCGGGATCCGCCGCCGCGTTGGCGCACAACCGCTCCAGGACGATGAGTCCGCGCGGCCCCATCCCCACGATGCCGACGCTGAGCCGACCGTTCAACGCGAGCCCCACTTCTTCTGTTGTCCCCTGCTCGTGCAGTTGCCGATCCTAGGCCGAGCGCAAATCCATCAATGCATCGCGCGACGGATTGATTCATATGCCACATAGATCTATTTATGCGCTCACTGAATAAATCGGCCGGTCAGCCTATTTCCCACCTCGCAATTCCGCCGGATAGCTTTTCGAACCGGCGAGCGAGGGTTGCCCGCAAGGTCGGGTTCCACCTGGCCGCGCGAGCGTGGAGAAGCAGAAATGCGCGGGAGCCTCCACGCTCGCGCAATCCCCGTCAACCGGCGGTCCTCTGCCGTAGAGGCAAAGCCGCCGTCCCCCACTTTCCGCCTTCCGGACGGAGAATCCTCATGGGTGATTCCACCCCCATCAAGTACAAGCCCTACAATCGGTCGTCGATCAAAAAGGCGCCGCAATGGGAGCTCATTCCGCCCGACCTGCGCGAAGCGGTCGACGTCGTGTCGCACGTCCTGCCGTTCAGGACCAACCAGTACGTGCTCGACGAGCTGATCGACTGGGACCGCATCCCCGACGACCCGATCTACCGGCTCAACTTCCCGCACCAGAGCATGCTCGACCCGGACGACTTCGCGACCCTGCGCGATCTCCTGCGCTCGGGTGACAAGCAGCAGCTGGCCAAGCAGATCCACGTGGTCCGCTCGCGGATGAACCCGCACCCGGCCGGCCAGCTGACGCACAACGTGCCGGAGCTGGACGGCGAGGTCGTCCCCGGCATCCAGCACAAGTACGCGCAGACGGTCCTCTTCTTCCCGAGCGCCGGGCAGACGTGCCACGCCTACTGCACCTTCTGCTTCCGCTGGCCGCAGTTCGTCGGGGAGGAGGACCTGCACTTCGCCGCCCGGGACGCGGCGGGTCTGGCCGCCTACCTCAAGCGGCACCCCGAGGTCACCGACGTGCTGATCACCGGCGGCGACCCCATGATCATGCGGACGGCCAATCTGGAGCGCTACCTCGAACCGCTCCTGGTGCCCGAGCTGGACCACATCCAGAACATCAGGATCGGCACGAAGGCCGTGGGCTACTGGCCGCAGCGCTTCGTCAGCGACGTGGACGCCGACGACCTGCTGCGCCTGTTCGAGCGCGTCACGGCCGCGGGCAAGCACCTCGCGCTGATGGGCCACTACAACCACCCGGCCGAACTGCGCCCCGCCATCGCCCAGGACGCCCTGCGGCGCATCACCGCGACCGGCGCCGTCGTGCGCATGCAGTCGCCCGTGCTGAGGCACATCAACGACAACCCGGCCGACTGGCACGAGCTGTGGACCACGGGCGTGAAGCTGGGCGCCATCCCGTACTACATGTTCGTCGAGCGGGACACCGGCGCGCGCGCCTACTTCGAGCTGCCGCTGGCCGAGGCGTACGACATCTTCCGCACGGCCTACGCGGGCGTCTCCGGGCTCTCGCGCACCGTGCGCGGGCCGTCGATGAGCGCGTTCCCCGGCAAGGTGCTCATCGACGGCACGCCGACGATCCGGGGCGAGAAGGTCTTCGCGCTGCAACTGCTCCAGGCGCGTCGCGGCGGCCTCGTGCGGCAGCCCTTCTACGCGAAGTTCGACCCCGCCGCGACCTGGTTCGACCAGCTCGAACCCGCCTTCGGGGAGCGCAGGTTCCTCTTCGAGGACGAGCCCTCCGACGCCGCCGACTCGATGCTCGGCAAACCGCTCGACCTCGTGGAGGCGTAAGGGACATGGCCGAGGACACACCTCCTGAGTACGAGGTCCTGGCGCTCCGGTTCGGTACGCACGCCGACCGGCCCGCGCGGGACAACTTCCTTCTCGACGAGGGGCAGTTCACCCCGGGCAGCGAGATGCCCATGGACTTCTACCTCTGGGTGATCCGCAACGACCGGCACTTCCTGCTCGTGGACACCGGGTTCAACGAGGAGATGGCGCGGCGCCGGGGACGCACCCTGTTCCGCTGCCCCGTCGACGCGCTGGCCGACCTCGGCGTGGCCGCCGAGGACGTCTCGGACGTGGTCATCACGCACATGCACTACGACCACGCGGGCAACCTGGACCGCTTCCCGCACGCCCGGATCCATCTGCAGGAGGACGAACTCCGCTTCTGCACCGGGCCCGCCATGCGCCACCACGTCGTACGCAAGCCCTTCGAGCCGGTCAACGTGAAGACTGCGGTCCAGGGGCTCTTCGAGGACCAGTTGGTCCTGCACCGCGGCGAGGCGGAGATCATCCCCGGCGTGACCGTGCATCCGGTGCCGGGCCACACGCCGGGCACCCAGGTGGTCCGGGTCCCCACCGCACGCGGCTGGGTGGTGCTGGCGAGCGACGCCACGCACCTGTGGGCGAACATCCGGCTGCGCAGCCCGTTCCCCATCCTCGACCACCTCACTCCGATGCTGGAGGGGTACGAGAGGATCGAGGCGCTGGCGGACGGCGACGACCACATCATCCCCGGCCACGACCCCCAGGTGGCCCTGCGCTTCCCCGCGCTCCCGGGGGCGTCCGACTGGGTGCGGCTCCACGAGCCCGCGCTCGACGGTCTGGAGTCCGCCGCGGCCGCCGCTGGAGCGGTCCGATGACCGCGCTCCAGGTGGCCGTCGTCGGGGTGGGCCCGCGCGGTCTCAGCGTTCTCCAGCGGATCTCCGACCTCGCCGGCCAGCTGCCCGAGGGGCGCACGCTGGACGTGCACCTGATCGACCCCGGTGACGGCGGCCAGGGCACGCACTCCGCCCGCCAGCCCTCCCACCTGCTGACCAACACCGTCGCCAGCCAGGTGACGATGTTCGCCGACGACCGGGGCCCCTCGTTCACCGAGTGGGCG encodes the following:
- a CDS encoding TetR/AcrR family transcriptional regulator yields the protein MSKKEALTRAAADLLWERGYTGTSPAMILERAQAGQGSMYHHFSGKAELAVAAMVQMSDQLRARTEEALGGEGAAVARIHAFLDLERDPLAGCRIGRLTQDHDVVNDDVLRAPAAEFFSWVEGRLADVLAEGVRSGELRADTQPEMMASLIIAAVQGGYTLARAHQDPAAFRQAVDGVKQVVANLAAGPGRD
- a CDS encoding N-acyl homoserine lactonase family protein — its product is MAEDTPPEYEVLALRFGTHADRPARDNFLLDEGQFTPGSEMPMDFYLWVIRNDRHFLLVDTGFNEEMARRRGRTLFRCPVDALADLGVAAEDVSDVVITHMHYDHAGNLDRFPHARIHLQEDELRFCTGPAMRHHVVRKPFEPVNVKTAVQGLFEDQLVLHRGEAEIIPGVTVHPVPGHTPGTQVVRVPTARGWVVLASDATHLWANIRLRSPFPILDHLTPMLEGYERIEALADGDDHIIPGHDPQVALRFPALPGASDWVRLHEPALDGLESAAAAAGAVR
- a CDS encoding KamA family radical SAM protein — translated: MGDSTPIKYKPYNRSSIKKAPQWELIPPDLREAVDVVSHVLPFRTNQYVLDELIDWDRIPDDPIYRLNFPHQSMLDPDDFATLRDLLRSGDKQQLAKQIHVVRSRMNPHPAGQLTHNVPELDGEVVPGIQHKYAQTVLFFPSAGQTCHAYCTFCFRWPQFVGEEDLHFAARDAAGLAAYLKRHPEVTDVLITGGDPMIMRTANLERYLEPLLVPELDHIQNIRIGTKAVGYWPQRFVSDVDADDLLRLFERVTAAGKHLALMGHYNHPAELRPAIAQDALRRITATGAVVRMQSPVLRHINDNPADWHELWTTGVKLGAIPYYMFVERDTGARAYFELPLAEAYDIFRTAYAGVSGLSRTVRGPSMSAFPGKVLIDGTPTIRGEKVFALQLLQARRGGLVRQPFYAKFDPAATWFDQLEPAFGERRFLFEDEPSDAADSMLGKPLDLVEA
- a CDS encoding MFS transporter — its product is MSVLVRTRRRRETPDTASRPPAGLSTASGVAAVTVLTSLPVFLPGAANGLICAELGWSPVRMGAVLAVYWLASLSGAFVSRRSALPPVVERTLSIALLATGLGLLTAAAAPAAGLWLSSAVGGYAYGYTQPHTNALLMRRCAPRLRAFAFGLKQAAVPTATLLASVAMPMLAGPVGWRLVFAGTAVLCGAGGAFLVRRSHSDVRRHPSPPPRKHDGTPLRLDTFVLALTCAGFFGAMVGNGLGGFLVLALTTRGVSLSAAGAVATAGAALNIAVRLAMGWLVGRAPRAAWTALPVLFLTGAAGTALLTRPGPVVLTVGALLAYGGGWGWAGLLHYAIGLPYPGQEQRATAYSQMGVSLGAATGPLVCGLLFQLGPAAAWWALTVAGSAAGACVLAARRRPEAGVSPARDRRRDSPRPA
- a CDS encoding FAD/NAD(P)-binding domain-containing protein; amino-acid sequence: MNGRLSVGIVGMGPRGLIVLERLCANAAADPGARPVTVHAVDPAPAGAGRVWRTDQSAHLLMNTVAEQITVFTDASVSCAGPVVPGPNLHEWAALLAVVGEAEGYPADAVAQARALGPNSYPTRALYGHYLRWAFRRTVETAPRHVTVRVHQDTAVELTEPAERGGRQVLRLAGGERLEVDAVVLAQGHVPAAPGPAPASAPVPASAPVPASAPASVPASAPASVPAPGPAGRHIAPGNPADVDLDLDAIAPGEPVALRGLGLTFFDYVALFTQGRGGTFHERADGRLDYRASGREPRLYSGSRRGVPYQARGDNQKGLGERHEPLLLTPRTIAALRERAAAHGDVRFRRDVWPLIAREVEIVYYRTLLRRRGEPAEAVAEFQRGCLRRGADSPLEERLLRRYGIEDRDRWSWAAFETPYDEQALRGPRQFTQWLVEHLERDATRASGGNVDDPVKSALDALRDLRNEIRQVVDHAGLTGNSYRDELTGWYSPFNAALSIGPPRRRIAEMAALIRAGVLEPVGPGMRATPGPESGGFLISSSVVPGEPVHVTTLIEARIQDPDIRATADPLLRGLLDTGQATPYRLPDPDGDPYETGALAVTQRPSRLLDAHGRAHPRRFALGIPTEGVHWATAAGVRPGVDSVSLGDADAVARELLACGAARPTGRVEVNAW